GGCGAGATTTCCCTTCTGACCACTGAGGGTCAGCTGCCAAGCCTACCAGTAGGTTGGCACAGTGCGTCCCCAACATACAGCACTCAGCGATGATTGCTGAGtgcagtcattggctgcagcagcaggtttacgggatgtcacaggctgactgcagcctgtaaacaacgcAGCGGAGACCCGGAGGACGAGCAGGGAACGGAGACTATCAGCTGTTTGTTATTTTTCATAATGGGGACCGGGAACTCGGACAACAACTTTAATGGTTTTTTGGCAGAGGTGCCACTGGAAACTCTGAAGTACAATGTGAGAACCCCTCAAACAGCTCCTCACATCTCAGCTTCCTGAGTGTGACTTGGATACAGGAGGCATCTACAgtctttttttactatttttggtgGCTTTAAGACATCCCCCAGCGCAGGTTCTCACCATGATTGCAGCAGATGCCGGAGGCTGCGCAGTTCCCTCCATTGTTCCCACACGGTTTCCTTCCAGATTCACAGGGTGAAGGTAAGAAATTTTCTTCCTGGCATCGCAATGTCTCAGTGGTGCCGAAATAACAACCCAGCTCCTCTCCGCAGCAGATGTTGGGCCCAAAGCAGTGACCTTTGTTCCGAGGTCCACAAGGAATACACTGAAAGGCAGAGAAGACATCTTGACACCGGAGCAGAAAGTATATGACTGTGAACACTGCAGTACCGGACATAACCTGAGGATGTGAGTGGCGCTAATCTTCAAAAGAAAATGGCACCCAACACACACAAAGTTTACAAAGCACAAAAGTCATGATGTAAAAGGTCTACAAATGACTGAGCTCGCCTTCACACAGCGCAGAATGTTCCGCAGCAGACTGCAGAATGTTCCGCCATCCGAATCCATAGGTCTAAATGCGGATTGTGACACAGCGTATTCATCCGATGTGAACGCGCCCGTATTAACGCAGATGAGTGCGATAGTCTGAGAACCGATATCACACACGTAATTCTGCTCTTTTTTTATGTACATGTGAAACTCACTCATGTCAACACACCCCGAGGCTGCATGCACACAGCGCGGATATGagcgccattcttttgaatggagtcacacacaagagcgatgctgcgaggttaaaaaaaacagcacattgatgaggggcaaacaccccgaaacagctgtctgtgtatggtttctggcttggtttaatattcccaatcattgatggcttgttataaggtcactttgaattgaaggaatgctgccctccaataggtggcgctgtagaggcatttttccatcCTTCTGATTtgcactccattcaaaagaatggagttcatatttgggTAGGTtttgcgctgttcggttccgtcctgtTTGGCTGCGAGTCAGTTACCCCCCCTGCTGGACATGAGTATAAAGCTCTGTTTGTAGCTTTCTATTTGTGCATGCTGGGTATTGTAGTGCCACAGCAGCTAGAAGGCAATGGGTTGGAGACCACTGATACATTGCGGCAGACCCTCAGCTGTGTAAGCAGTGTAGGTCAGCCTCGTACAGGGATATTCCGATTTCAGCAACTTTTAGTCTTTGTACAATGAAAAGTTTTACAACTTTCCAATATACTTTTTGCATCAAATCCTTACAGTTTTAAAGATCTCTTCTTGCTGTCATGTAACCTTCTGTTCTGGTCATGTGATGGGCACATGGGTCACGGCTCGTTATACACATCTGCTGGACTCCAACGAGCCATGACCTCAGTGCCCAGCACAGAAGTAGGAGAGGCTTTTAGCCACTGGAAGAAATCgctgaatgacagcaagcagagatcttaagcACCCTGAAGAATGGATGCAGAAAGCATGTTAAAAACttgtagaacttttcattatgCATCAAGTGACATTTATTTGCTGCAAGTGATTAGCCTCTTAATATACATAAGAATGTtaatattcactgacagcaagcagagatgttggAAATGTACAGTTGTCAATCTGGCTCTTTCCATCCACATGTATATTCATTTATAATCCTCTACAATATATACTGTAGTATTGTCCTTCACCTCTATGGAACCAGTTtgtgtagatgtagcagagctgaatttgtcacccCTGATACATCAGCGTTGCGCCTCTGTGTACAAAGGGGGCTCCATAGTAGAGATCAAGATTTTCTCTCTATTCGTATAGTGGGTTTTACACTAACTTTTaagtgcagatgtagcagagctgaattaaagaggttttcccatctCGGCTCTTCACAGCCGCCGTAGCcgtcattcacttcagtgggagctaTGAAGACAGCGCTGCACTGAGGTGCTTTATCCGACACGTAGTAGGAGAGCGCCATGAgaagccgagatgggaatactcctttaaaaaaCGATGCTGGATTtgcagatgtagtagagctgagtttgtcatttgcataattctgtatttttttgcttCCCAATGATGCAGAGGGTTTTTCTTAACTTACTAGtgcggatgtagtagagctgaattAGCATttgcattattattttttgtagGGGATTTCTAATAATGTAGCAGGTTTATTTTTACTTgctagtacagatgtagcagagccgacttCAACATTAAGATGATTCTTTTATGCATTTATATTCCTCCCTAAATTAAGTTAATATTCTAGCATTTATGTCAACTTCATAGTACGGATAAAGCAGAGCTGAATTAGTCATTTAACTGACTGCAATAGGTCCCCAACCTACAAATgctgatatagcagagctgtgtttgttatTTTAATTGTTCTGTACATTCTGATCGCTCCCTATATGCAGGTAATGCTGTGGGATTTGCACCTACTAAAtaacacagatgtagcagagctgcatttgTTATATAAAATGtccttttttgcattttgcttATTCACAATTAAAATAATGTAATCAGGTTACCTGCAATCCTATAAAAAGTacacggatgtagcagagctaaataTGTCAATGAACTTCTGCTACAGAGGCTGCTAAAACTGAGTTGTAAAACATCAATGTAAACTCTCCAAGATGCCTGAACTAGCAAATACATCTTATGTCATTTTATAgaggatgtagctgagctgaatTTGCAATGTACTTGTTTTCTATACGCTGTGAAAGATCAGTAAGCTTTGTTGTGATCCCATAAAAGACCACAGACATCCCAGTGTAATATCACCATAAAGTGTGCCAAATAGcaaacccagctct
The sequence above is a segment of the Eleutherodactylus coqui strain aEleCoq1 chromosome 7, aEleCoq1.hap1, whole genome shotgun sequence genome. Coding sequences within it:
- the LOC136573297 gene encoding mesotocin-neurophysin MT, encoding MSYSALAVTFFCFLALSSACYIQNCPIGGKRSVIDFMDVRKCIPCGPRNKGHCFGPNICCGEELGCYFGTTETLRCQEENFLPSPCESGRKPCGNNGGNCAASGICCNHESCMMDPTCEQDSVFS